Part of the Natronobacterium gregoryi SP2 genome, CTCGAGGAACACGAGACTGCGCTGGCCTGGCTCGAAGCGGACGGCTACTCGCGGTCGGACCTGACAGACGGGACAGCAGACCTGCCTGCGGGAGCACGCCCACTGCACAACGAAGTCGGGGTCGCGCCCGGCGCGGTCATCGAGGACGTCTACGTCCTTCCGGGCGTCCCAGCCGAGATGCGTGGAATGTTCGCGTCGATCGAACCGGCGTTTTCGGGCACGGCGACCTACCGCGAGACGGTCACCACTCCCGAACCCGAGAGTGCATTGCTCGAGCGGCTCGAGCAACTGCGCGAACGATTCGACGTTTCCGTCGGGAGCTACCCGGGCGAGTCGGTCCGTATCACTGTCGAGAGCACCGACGAAGAGACAGTCGCCGAGGCCGCCGACTGGCTTCGAACGCGAGTCGAGACGGTCTAGTGCTTTGGCAAGCCTGAACAGATGAGTGAAACCGAATGCGGTCGTCTGAGTTCACTCATCAGTCGACGGTTGGGACGGTACTAGTGGCGGAGCAACCCTGCGTGTCGGGTCGGCCGTCGGATTGGCCTATCGATCCAGCAGCCGACGGCTGGAGCGATCAGTGCCGCTGTTTGTCGACGATCCGATCGGCTCGAGCCCGTAACTCCTCGAGGACCCGCGGCGGTCCGCGACACTCGATCGTCACCCCACTGTCGTAGTCGACGGTTTCGACGGTCGTCCGATCGTACGCCCGGGAGACGAGCGTCATCGCTTCGTCACAGTTGGGAACCCGGAGTTCGGCTGTATCGGTCGGCAGCCGTTTCAGGACGGTCTCCCGAAGACGTTCGAGGTTCGTCTCCTCGAGCACGCTCACGGAAATCGGATCTGCAGCCGCCGACGGCAACCGCTTCTCGGCGACCGCCAGTCGATGC contains:
- a CDS encoding competence/damage-inducible protein A, coding for MNVAVVTVGDELLAGQTTNTNATWLCEHLVERGVDVERVTTVPDRTQDIARVVNEYRAEYDAVIVTGGVGPTHDDVTMDGVAAALGRELEEHETALAWLEADGYSRSDLTDGTADLPAGARPLHNEVGVAPGAVIEDVYVLPGVPAEMRGMFASIEPAFSGTATYRETVTTPEPESALLERLEQLRERFDVSVGSYPGESVRITVESTDEETVAEAADWLRTRVETV